Proteins encoded together in one Hevea brasiliensis isolate MT/VB/25A 57/8 chromosome 16, ASM3005281v1, whole genome shotgun sequence window:
- the LOC110659278 gene encoding GDSL esterase/lipase At1g71691 isoform X2 gives MAILMRVCWLLVFAMVFLRVGSGQNVDPVGPDGGGRREMVPAMFIFGDSLIDNGNNNDLPSFAKANYFPYGIDFNGGPTGRFSNGYTMVDEIAELLGLPLIPPYSEASGDAVLHGLNYASAAAGILDITGRNFVSRIPFNQQIRNFQNTLNQITDNLGAMGVARAIGKSIFFVGMGSNDYLNNYLMPNYPTKNQYNAQQFADLLVQQYNQQLTTLYNLGARKFVLAGLGLMGCIPSILAQSPAGQCSEAVNQLILPFNENVKTMMNNFNTNLPGFSVINRGCCGIGRNRGQVTCLPLQTPCPNREQYIFWDAFHPTEAVNILMARRAFNGDTSFVYPMNIQQLANLELESN, from the exons aTGGCTATCTTGATGAGGGTATGTTGGTTGCTGGTGTTTGCCATGGTTTTTTTAAGGGTAGGTTCCGGCCAAAATGTAGACCCAGTTGGGCCAGATGGTGGAGGGAGAAGAGAGATGGTGCCTGCTATGTTCATATTTGGAGACTCTCTTATTGACAATGGGAATAACAATGACCTTCCCTCCTTTGCCAAGGCTAACTATTTTCCATATGGTATCGATTTCAATGGAGGTCCTACTGGTCGTTTCTCCAATGGCTACACCATGGTTGATGAAATAG CTGAACTGCTAGGACTTCCCTTGATTCCTCCATACTCTGAGGCATCTGGAGATGCTGTGCTTCATGGATTAAACTATGCCTCTGCTGCTGCTGGAATCCTTGATATCACAGGCAGAAACTTT GTGAGTCGCATACCATTTAATCAACAGATAAGGAACTTCCAGAATACACTTAATCAGATCACAGATAATCTTGGGGCAATGGGTGTGGCTAGGGCAATTGGGAAGAGCATATTCTTTGTGGGAATGGGTAGTAATGACTATCTTAATAACTATCTCATGCCCAACTACCCAACCAAGAATCAGTACAATGCCCAACAATTTGCTGATCTCTTGGTTCAACAATACAATCAGCAACTCACG ACCCTTTATAATCTTGGAGCAAGGAAATTTGTACTTGCAGGATTAGGATTAATGGGATGCATTCCGAGCATCCTGGCGCAGAGCCCTGCAGGACAATGCTCTGAAGCGGTTAATCAACTGATTCTACCCTTTAATGAAAATGTCAAGACTATGATGAACAACTTCAATACCAATCTCCCAG GATTTAGTGTAATCAACCGAGGGTGCTGTGGCATAGGGAGAAATAGAGGTCAGGTTACATGTCTTCCACTCCAGACTCCTTGTCCGAATAGGGAACAATACATCTTCTGGGATGCATTCCACCCAACAGAAGCTGTGAACATTTTAATGGCGAGAAGGGCTTTCAATGGGGATACAAGCTTTGTGTATCCTATGAATATACAGCAGCTAGCCAATCTTGAACTTGAGTCCaactaa
- the LOC110659278 gene encoding GDSL esterase/lipase At1g71691 isoform X1 has product MAILMRVCWLLVFAMVFLRVGSGQNVDPVGPDGGGRREMVPAMFIFGDSLIDNGNNNDLPSFAKANYFPYGIDFNGGPTGRFSNGYTMVDEIAELLGLPLIPPYSEASGDAVLHGLNYASAAAGILDITGRNFVSRIPFNQQIRNFQNTLNQITDNLGAMGVARAIGKSIFFVGMGSNDYLNNYLMPNYPTKNQYNAQQFADLLVQQYNQQLTTLYNLGARKFVLAGLGLMGCIPSILAQSPAGQCSEAVNQLILPFNENVKTMMNNFNTNLPGARFIYLDVTRMFREILANSAAYGFSVINRGCCGIGRNRGQVTCLPLQTPCPNREQYIFWDAFHPTEAVNILMARRAFNGDTSFVYPMNIQQLANLELESN; this is encoded by the exons aTGGCTATCTTGATGAGGGTATGTTGGTTGCTGGTGTTTGCCATGGTTTTTTTAAGGGTAGGTTCCGGCCAAAATGTAGACCCAGTTGGGCCAGATGGTGGAGGGAGAAGAGAGATGGTGCCTGCTATGTTCATATTTGGAGACTCTCTTATTGACAATGGGAATAACAATGACCTTCCCTCCTTTGCCAAGGCTAACTATTTTCCATATGGTATCGATTTCAATGGAGGTCCTACTGGTCGTTTCTCCAATGGCTACACCATGGTTGATGAAATAG CTGAACTGCTAGGACTTCCCTTGATTCCTCCATACTCTGAGGCATCTGGAGATGCTGTGCTTCATGGATTAAACTATGCCTCTGCTGCTGCTGGAATCCTTGATATCACAGGCAGAAACTTT GTGAGTCGCATACCATTTAATCAACAGATAAGGAACTTCCAGAATACACTTAATCAGATCACAGATAATCTTGGGGCAATGGGTGTGGCTAGGGCAATTGGGAAGAGCATATTCTTTGTGGGAATGGGTAGTAATGACTATCTTAATAACTATCTCATGCCCAACTACCCAACCAAGAATCAGTACAATGCCCAACAATTTGCTGATCTCTTGGTTCAACAATACAATCAGCAACTCACG ACCCTTTATAATCTTGGAGCAAGGAAATTTGTACTTGCAGGATTAGGATTAATGGGATGCATTCCGAGCATCCTGGCGCAGAGCCCTGCAGGACAATGCTCTGAAGCGGTTAATCAACTGATTCTACCCTTTAATGAAAATGTCAAGACTATGATGAACAACTTCAATACCAATCTCCCAGGTGCAAGATTTATTTACCTTGACGTTACACGAATGTTTCGAGAAATCCTAGCCAACTCTGCCGCTTATG GATTTAGTGTAATCAACCGAGGGTGCTGTGGCATAGGGAGAAATAGAGGTCAGGTTACATGTCTTCCACTCCAGACTCCTTGTCCGAATAGGGAACAATACATCTTCTGGGATGCATTCCACCCAACAGAAGCTGTGAACATTTTAATGGCGAGAAGGGCTTTCAATGGGGATACAAGCTTTGTGTATCCTATGAATATACAGCAGCTAGCCAATCTTGAACTTGAGTCCaactaa